The Acidobacteriota bacterium genome segment ACGGCGGCCTCCAGCGCGACGATGGTTTTGCCACTGCCGACGTCACCCTGCAGCAAGCGGCGCATGGGGCGGCCGCTGCACAGGTCCGCAGCGATTTCGGCCAGCACCTGTTTTTGGCCGGCCGTCGGATGAAAGGGCAGCAGTTGCTTGATTTGTTCGCGGATGCGGCTGTTGAGCTGCATAGGCGCACCGTTTTGGCGTTGCCATTTGCGCCGCTTCAACTCCAGGCCGGCTTGCAGGAAAAATAGTTCCTCCAGAATCAGGCGCTGATGGCCGGGCGTGCGAGCCGACTCCAATTGTGCCAGGGGGACAGATTCGGAAGGAAAGTGGACCTGTTCCAGGGCAGTACGCCGATCGGGGAAATGCAGGTGCTGGCGAACTTCGGGCGGCAGGGGATCAGGCAAGGTTGCGGGCAGAGCGGCCAGCGCTGCATGCACCAGGCGCCGCAGGCGCGCGGAACCCAGGCCGGCAATGGCTTCATAAACCGGCACGATCCGGCCCAGCTTGAGTGAGGCGATGTGATCCTGGGCGGCCGGACTTGAAGCGAGGACCTCGAACTCTGGCTGGTGCAGCATGAGGCGGCCCTGCTCGCGCGTGAGCTTGCCGTAGAGCGCCAGGGTTTGGCCGGACTGAAAGCGATCACGCAGATAATCGGCGTGAAACCAGAGGCAGCGCAGCATGCCGGTGCCGTCGCCCACCAGCATCTCCAGGCGTGTCATGCCGCCACGGGTACGACTGAAGGCGAAGCTATGGATTTGGGCTACTACGACGGCGGGCTCACCCTCGCGCAACTCTCGCACGGTTTGCCGGCGAGAGCGGTCTTCATAACGGAAGGGGAGTGTGGTGACGAGGTCATCCACGGTAAAGATTCCACGACTGGCGAGAATTTTGGCGACTTTCGGCCCTACCCCTTTGACGTACTGCACCATTTGGTGGCGCGGGGCCCCGCCCGGCTCCGAGCGCTCAGTCGTAGGACTGAGGGTCGAATTTTGCACAGGGGTGAAATCCGGCATGGGGTTAACTATAATGGCACCCTCATGAGAGTAGGAAGGTACAAAGCGGTGCTGGTTGTGGCACTACTGGTGGGCGTTGCAGTTTCGGCGACTCCGCCCAACGGCAGTTTGAAAAAAGCCACAGCGGCGGCCGAGGCGGGTCAGCTCGACAAGGCGTATTTGCTGGCGAAGCAGGAAGCGGAAGCGCATCCGCAAAATCAGGAGCTGCGCGCCGCGAGCGAGCTGCTGCGCGCGCGTGTGGTTTTGACTCATCTGCAGAGCGGCCGCGCGCTGGCGGATGCGGGCAAGCATAGCGAGGCGGCGGCGCAGTATCGCGCAGCGCTGGAGATCGATCCGGCGAGCGCGGATGCGCGCGCGGGGCTGGCGGCGCAGTACGCGGCGCAATATCCCGCGGCTACTTCTCCGAAACCGATCCCGATTGCGATGCGCGTGGAGCGAGCGGCGCCACCGATCAATCTGCTGCCGAAGACGAGACGGCAATCGTTTCATTTCCGCACCGGCTTGCGGCACGTGATCGCACAGATCGCCAGCGCCTATGGGCTGTCCGCGCTGGTCGCCAACGACGTTCCGAATACGAACATTCATCTGGATGTGACCGACGCCACCTTTGCGCAGGCGATGACTGCGCTGCGGGCGGTGAGCGGACTAAGCTGGATTCCGCTTGACACCCACACGTTGTATGTAGGAACGGAAGGCGAGCTGCACGACCTGCAGCCGTTTGCACAGCGCACGTATTACCTGCCGTGGGTTCCCAGCACCGCGGACTTGCAGCAGATCAGCAACGTGGTGCGCACCATGCTGGGCGTGCAGGACATTACGGTTGCCAGCGCCGATCAGGCGTTGGTGTTGCGCGCCCGGCCCGAGCAGCTCGATGCGGTCGAGAAGCTGTTGCTGGATATGCGCGGCCAGCCGGGCGAGGTGCTCTTGCAGGTGCGCATTGTCGAGCTGAACGCCACCACCTCGCACGCACTGGGGGTGTCGATACCGAGCCAGTTCACCATGTTTGCGCTGGGGCCGTTACTGTCGCAGCTTCAGCAGAGCGGCGGGCTGTCGCAGAACATCCTCAATCTATTTCAGCAGGGCGGACTCAACGCGGTGCTGAATTCCGGGCTGCTATCCCCGAGCGCGCTGGCAGGAGCGCAGTCGTTGCTGCCGACGCTACTGAAGAATCCATTTGTGGTGTTTGGCGGCGGAGCGACACTGATGGCACTTTCGGTGCCCAATCTTACGGCCAGCCTCAACCAGTCGAGCAACAGCACGGCGACGCTCGAAACGGCGCTGCTGCGCGCCAATAGCGGTCAGCCGGCGGAGCTGCAAATCGGCGAGAAATTTCCGGTCATCAACGCCTCGTTTGCGCCGATATCCCTGAATCCGGCGCTGGAGAAAATCATCGGCAGCAACACCTTTCGCGAGCCGTT includes the following:
- a CDS encoding tetratricopeptide repeat protein, with product MRVGRYKAVLVVALLVGVAVSATPPNGSLKKATAAAEAGQLDKAYLLAKQEAEAHPQNQELRAASELLRARVVLTHLQSGRALADAGKHSEAAAQYRAALEIDPASADARAGLAAQYAAQYPAATSPKPIPIAMRVERAAPPINLLPKTRRQSFHFRTGLRHVIAQIASAYGLSALVANDVPNTNIHLDVTDATFAQAMTALRAVSGLSWIPLDTHTLYVGTEGELHDLQPFAQRTYYLPWVPSTADLQQISNVVRTMLGVQDITVASADQALVLRARPEQLDAVEKLLLDMRGQPGEVLLQVRIVELNATTSHALGVSIPSQFTMFALGPLLSQLQQSGGLSQNILNLFQQGGLNAVLNSGLLSPSALAGAQSLLPTLLKNPFVVFGGGATLMALSVPNLTASLNQSSNSTATLETALLRANSGQPAELQIGEKFPVINASFAPISLNPALEKIIGSNTFREPFPSFTFENIGLDAKVTPFVAANGNIRLQMDITASALTGATNNDIPIIGNRHLTTAVNLKDNDPVLVAGLLNRQEMRSLAGLPGLSALPGFGRLFSTENLQTGNDQLALIITPHLVRLPEHQSSATWLPSNFGSATGLRGAGNH